The genomic stretch CTGGAGGAGGCTGCGGCGCGCCAACCGGAGGACGCGAGAAGCCACCCGGCGCGGGACCACCCGGCGGAGGCGGCACGCCCGGACGCGCCACGGCGCCCGGCGGCATGCCCGGACGCGGCGGAAGGCCCGGCGCGGAACCACCCGGCGGAGGCGGCACGCCCGGACGGGCGCCCGGCGGCATCCCAGGTCCCGGAGGACGCGCACCCGGCGGCACGCCCGGGCCGGGAGGACGCGCCATGCCCGGCGGCATCCCAGGTCCCGGAGGACGCGGCGCACCCGGCGCACCCGGCGGCGGCATGCCTGGGCCGGGAGGACGCGCCATGCCCGGCGGCATCCCAGGTCCCGGAGGACGCGCACCCGGCGGCGGCACACCCGCACCCGGCGGCGGACGCGGCACGCCCGGTCCCGGAGGCACACCCGGACGAGCCCCCGGCGGCGGAGCGGGACGAGCCCCCGGCGGCGCGGCGGCGGCGACGGGCGCGGGCGCCGCGACGGGCTGAGGAGCCGCGTGGCGCACCTGCGTGGCGGCCGACGCGGGCATCGTGTTGGACTTCTGGCCGACCAGCGCCTTCACCTTGTCGAGCAGCACCTGGCTCTCGAAGGGCTTGGTGACGTGGTCATCGGCGCGGGCGGCGCGGGCGCGATTCTCGTCGAACGCCTCGAAGGTGCCGGCCAGCAGCACCACCGGGATGCCCTGGGTGGCCGGGTCGTTCTTCAGCGCCTCGCAGACCTCATAGCCGCTCTTGCCCGGCATCATGACGTCCGCGAGCACGACGTCCGGACGCAGCTCGCGAGTGCGGGAGATGGCGTCCAGCCCGTTGTCCACCGCGGTCACCTGAAAGTCCTCGGTCGCGAAGATCATCCCGATCACCTTGCGGATGGTGAGCGAGTCATCGGCGACCAGCAGATTCTTGGGCATCGGTTCGGGCCTCGGGGAGCATCCACTCCCCTGAATTCGTTGGTGATTCCCGCCGCGAGGGTTGACTCGCGGCAGTCTGACAAGTGGGGCAGCTTACGAGTTGCCCTCTGGGACGATCAAGAAAACATGCGTTGCAGGTCCAGGAACGCCACAGGCTCGCTCAACCCAGGAGCGCGGAAGCTGCCCGCGGTGTCGTCCGGCTCGAAACGTTGCATGACGCCGAGCACTCGCGTGGCCGTCAACCCCACGTTCCGCCCGGCCAGTTCCGTGAGGACGATGAAGGGCTCCGGCACGGGCGATTCCCCCAGCAACGCGGGGACCGAGCAGACAGGCCACAGCACCTGATCATGCGGAAAAATACCGGCCACCGGTCCGCTCTGCACGGGCAGCACGCTGAAGGCCTCTCCCCGGCTGATGACCTGCGACACCAGGCCCAGGGGGACGCCGAACAGTCGGCTCTGGGACTCGAAGACGAGCGCCCGGTCCGGAGCCGCCTCCGCCCAGTGCACGGGCCGGGCGGCAACCGCCGCAGACATCGAACCCACCCGGTGCGGCAGCGCCTCCGCGATGAGCTCCAGGTACAGCCGCGACTTGTGCAGCACCGCGCCCCGGCTCAGCGGAGCCAGCGAGTCCGCCAATCCCGGTGGCAGCAGGAAGAACGGCGCGCGGGCCACGTCCGCCACCTCCACCACGGAGCGGACGCGCACCGCCAGGGTGGGACTCACGTCGAGCACCACCACCATGCCCGGGCCTTCCTCGGGCGGCCCGCCCAGCAGCGCGCAGAGGTCCTTCACCTCCAGCACACCCCGCAGGCTGCTGCCGTTGGCGCCCGGCATCGCTACTTCCATGACAGACGTCGCTTCCACGGCGTAACGGGTTTCCCCGGCCTCAACGAGAAGGCAGAGCCGACGGCCGCTTTCGAAGGGGGACACGGGGGCCGACCCTAGCAGCGTTCCATCGGTTGATGCTAAGCCGATGGGAGATGGCGCGAATCCTCCTCGTCGACGACGAAAAGATCGCCCGCACCCTGTACGGCGACTACCTCACCGCCGTGGGACACGCCGTCACGGCGGTGGGCACGCTACAAGAGGCGAAGGAAGCGCTCGCAGGCGACCGCTTCGACGCGGTGGTGACGGACCTCATCCTCCCCGGTGGCGACGGCATGGAGGTCCTGCGGCACGTGCGGGAACATCACCCGGGCGTGGAGGTGGTGGTCATCACCGGCCTGGAGAAGGTGGACCCCGCCGTGCGCGCCATCAAGAGCGGCGCCGCAGAGTACCTCGTCAAGCCGGTGGCCCCGGAGGCCCTGCAGCACGCCGTGCGCCGCGCGCTCACCACGCGCGACCTGATGCAGGAGAACGCGTCGCTGCGCCGCCACGTGGCCATGCTGGAGGCCGGGCAGCGCATCGCCACCACGTTGGACCGCGAGAAGCTGGCCGCGGTCACCGCCAGCGCGCTGCAGAGCATGGCCTCCGCCAGCGCCGTGGTGCTGCTGGAGCGCGACTCCGCCTTCGCGCTGCGGCGCCACGGCACCAGCGGCCTGTCCACCGCGCTGGAAGAGCCGCTCATCGCCGAGCTCATCGAACGCCTGTCGAACGAACGCGGGCCGCGCGAGTTGGACGGCCTGGACGCGCCCTTCCCTCGCGCCGTCTCCTTCCCCGCGCTGGAGGGTGAGGCCGTGCTGGGACACGCGGTGCTCTTCTTCGGCGGCACGGGCGCGGAGTGGGCGGGCGAGACGGCCAGCTTCCTGGTGCGCAACTGGGCGCTCGCGCTGCGCAACCTCGGCCGCTTCGCCGCGGTGGAGGACCTGGCGTACGTCGACGACCTCACCCGCCTGTTCAACACCCGCTACCTGCACCTGGTGGTGGACCGCGAGGTCCAGGACGCGCTCCAGTCGCAGCGCACCTTCAGCCTGCTGTTCCTGGACCTGGACCACTTCAAGTCCATCAACGACACGCATGGCCACCTCGTGGGCTCCAAGGTGCTGGTGGAGGCGGCGCGCGTGGTGAAGGGCTGCGTGAGAGACCACGACGTCGTCGCGCGCTACGGCGGAGACGAATACGTGGTGGTGCTGCGTAACACCGACTCCGGCGGCGCGCTCAAGGTGGCCGAGCGCATCCGGCGCACCATGGAGACGCACAACTTCCTGGCGCGCGAAGGCCTGTCGCTCAAGCTCACCACGTGCATCGGCGTGGCCAGCTTCCCCGAGCACGCCCAGGACAAGGCCACGCTGTTGGACCTGTCGGACCGGGCCATGTACCGCGGCAAGCGAGGCTCGCGGAACGTCGTCTACATGGCGGCGAAGGACCTGGAGGCTCCACCGGCCGAGCGCCGGCAGGCTCACTCCGCGTCTTGACGGTTACCGGCGCAGGCTGCCGACGGTGAGGCGCTTCTCCGGGGTGACGTCCGCCGGAGCCGGCGCCGCGCCCTCCTTGCCCACGGCCTCCACGGCCTCGTGCGACGCTCCGGAAGTGATGAGCCGGTACTTCTCCACGGCCTCCTTCGCGTGCGCGGCCTGCTCTGGGTCCAACCGGGCGATGAGCTCCCAGAAGAGGGCGGCGTGCTCGCGCTCCTCGTCCATGACGTGCTGGAGGATGGCCTTGGCGTCCTCGTTGTCCGTCGCGTCGATATGGGCCGCGTAGAGGTTGATGGCGTCCAGCTCCGCCTCGATGTTGAGGCGGATGGAGCGGGCCAGCTCGGAGTCCGTCATCTTGCGGGGAACCAACGAGTGGAACGGGTTGGTCTGCGGCATGAAGGCCCTCCCGAGGCCGGTCGCGCGGTATCCGGGTTTCCGGACGGCGTGACGAGAACGCGGCCAGCATCCGCGCCGGCACGGTCCGGGTCAACGGATTCCCTCCAGGTGCGTTGCGTACAAGCGGTTGCCTCCGTCATGCTCGTCACATGGAAACACCCGCGCCGCTCGCCCAACTGCTCCAGGCCGTGGAGGCAGGGGACCTGACGGCCGCGCGAACAGCGGCGGCGGCACTGCAACGTGCGGGAGCGCACACCTCACAGCTGGCGGCGGAGGTGCTGCACGAGCTGCGACAACCGCTGCTCGGCGTGAAGGCCTACGCGCAGCTCCTCGCGGAGGACGGCGCCGCCCCCGGGCCCCTGCGCCTGCTGCTGGCCCAGGTGGAGCGGATGGAGCAGATCGTCTCCGACTTCATCCGCCTGTCGAGCGAGCGGCCGGCGTCTCAACAGCGCCTCTCCCTGGCGGCCCCCATCTGGGCGGCGGCGAAGCACTTCAGCATCAACCCGGACTCCTCGCGCATCTCCCTGGAAGTGGAGGCCCCGGAGGACATCACCATCCAGGGCAACGCGCGCCTCATCGAGCAGCTCACCCTGAACCTGCTCAACAACGCGCGCGACGCCATGGCGGGGCGCGGCCGGGTGAAGGTGGTGCTCACGAAGGAGGGCCCCTCCCCTGCCCTCTACGTGGCGGACTGGGGTCCGGGCATCCCCGAGGAGCTGCGAGCGCGCATCTTCGAGCCCTATATCACCGCCAACAAGCGAGGCACCGGACTGGGCTTGTCGGTGTGCCAGCGCATCGCCCGCGAGCACCACGCGCGCCTCGAGCTGGCCCCGCAGGGCGTCATTCGCGACGTCCCGCCCCCGGCCACCGTGTTCCGCGTGCTCTTCCCCGCGACGGACGCGCCGCCCACGCAGAAGCACCGGGTCCTGGTGGTGGATGACGAAATCATCATCCGCATGGTCTTCCGCGACCTGATGGGCAAGGAGTGCGAGATCATCGAAGCGGAAAGCGGCGAGGAGGCCCTGGACCTGCTGCAACAGGCGCCGGTGGACCTCATCGTCACCGACAAGAACCTGCCCGGCATGTCCGGCCTGGAGCTGGCGCAGCAGGCGCGGCGGCTGCACACGGACTCGCGCGTCATCCTGATGACGGGCTACCCGTCGCTGGTGACGACGCAGCAGGCGCTGGAGCTGGGCGTGGTGGACTACCTGCTCAAGCCCTTCGACGACATCCGCGAGGTGCGCGCCCTGCTGCGCTCCACGCTGGCCCGGAAGCCCGTCCCCGCGCCGCTGGAGACGAACCCCGCGATGCGCCGGGTGGACGTGCTGGAGGACAACCCGGCGGCGGCGGCGCAAATCACCCACGCCCTGTCCCTGGTGGGACTGGAGGCGCGCATCCTGACGACGACGGAGCTGGCCGCACTGGAGCCGCCCGCGGGCGTGGTGGTGAGCTGGGACTTCACGCCCGCCTACGGGCGCAAGGCGCTGGAGCTGGGCAAGGCGCTGGCCCAGGGCGCTCCCTTCGTGGTGCTGGCCGAGCACCTCACCATGGAGACGGCGCTGGAGTCCCTGCGTGCGGGCGCCGCCGCGTGCCTTCCCAAGCTGATGTCCGACGCCTCGGCGCTCAGCCGAGAGCTGAACCGCGCATTCAAACGAGAGACCCCATGAGACTCGCGCTCCTGTCCGTCCTGCTGCTGGGTGTGGCTTGCTCCTCCGACAAGCCTCCGACGCAGGACGGGCCGGACGCGGGCCGTGGCGACGCGGGCACCGGAACAGACGACGCGGGCACCGGAACAGACGACGCGGGCAGCGGCGACGCGGGTTGCGAGCCGCTGGCCTCGGGGCCGGGCACCCCACTGCTCACCGGGTTGAACACGCCCCGCAGGCTCGCGGCGGACGAAACGGACCTCTACATCGCCGAGTCCCACTCCCTGAATCCGCAGCAGCCCCAGCCGGGCCCCGGGCGGCTCCTCCGGCTGCCACGCGCGGGCGGTGACGCGGTGTCCGTGGCCACGGGATTCCGGGCGCCGGATGCCATCGCCGTGGTGTCGGACTCCGTCTACGTGCTCGACCTGGACGGGCTGTGGCGGGTGGACAAGGCGACGGGCGCGAAGGACGCACGGCCGCTCGATGCCACGGTGAACAACGTCACCATTGGCGGCACGGAGGTCCTGCCCGCGCGGATGGGCGACCGGGACGTGGTGGTCATCGCGACGTCGCACCGCCGGCTGGTGCGCGTGGACGCGTCGGGCGGCAACCGCCAGGAGCTCTACGCGGGCACGGGCTACACGCAGGTGCGCGGAGCACGCGTGCTGGGCCAGGACGTGTGGTTCCTGGTCGCCGCGGGAGAGAGCCCCGGCCTCTACAGCGTGCCGCTGGATGGCAGTGCCCCGGCCACGTTGCGCGACGGAAGCATCACCGCCGGCACCTCGTTGGAAGTCACGCCCACGCACTTCCTCGTCACCGAAGGAGGCAGCGGGAACGGCCGCGTGCTGCGCCTGCCACGCGAGGGCGGCGCGGCGGAAGTCGTGGCCACGGACCTCCAGGGGCCCGCCTTCCCGGTGGAGCTCAATGGCACGCTCTACTTCAAGGACGTCAGCACCGGCGGCACGGACTTCCTGCGCCGCGTGAGCACCTGCACGTCCGGCGCCCTGGAGCCCGTGGGCCCAGAGGGCGTGGGGCCCGGGGGCCTGCTGGTGGACGGCGACACCCTGCTCTACACGTCACAGGAAAGCGGCACCGGTGGCTTCGTGGGCCGAGTGCCCTGAGCACGGCCGGCCCCGGGTTCGCGGCACGGGCCGTGGCAACCACCGTCCCTGTCACCTCCGAAGCCGGCCCCGCTGAAACGACAACGGCCCCGGCGCCTCGCAACGAGGCATCCGGGGCCGTCCACCACTGAGTTCCAGATGGCCCGGGACTCACGTCCCGAGCCCTCCGGAGCGGCTCAGTAGTCCATGTCGTCGCCGCCGTAGTCCGGCATGCCGGAGCCAGCGCCGCCGCCCTTGGACTTGCCCTTCGGGCGCTCGGCGACCATGGCCTCGGTGGTCAGCAGCAGCGAGGCGACGGAGGCGGCGTTCTGCAGCGCGGTGCGCTCCACCTTCGTCGGGTCGATGACGCCGGCCTTCTCCAGGTCCTCGTAGACCTCCGTGCGGGCGTTGTAGCCGAACGCGCCGGTGCCCTCGCGGACCTTGTTGATGACCACGGCGCCCTCGACGCCGGCGTTGCTGGCGATCTTCCGCAGCGGCTCCTGGAGCGCACGGCGGATGATGGCCACGCCGAAGTCCTGCTCACCGCCCAGCTTCAGCTTCTCCAGCGCGGGCAGCGCGCGGAGGTAGGCCACGCCGCCGCCAGGGACGATGCCCTCTTCGACGGCCGCGCGGGTCGCGTGCAGCGCGTCCTCGACGCGGGCCTTCTTCTCCTTCATCTCCGTCTCGGTGGCCGCGCCGACGTTGATAACGGCCACGCCGCCCACCAGCTTCGCCAGACGCTCCTGGAGCTTCTCGCGGTCGTAGTCGCTGGTGACGGTGTCAATCTGGGTGCGGATGAGCTTGATGCGGCCTTCGATGGTCGCCTTGGTGCCCACGCCGTCCACGACGGTGGTGTTGTCCTTGTCCACCGTGACGCGCTTGGCGCGGCCCAGGTCGGTCAGCGTCAGCGTCTCGAACTTGTGGCCCAGGTCCTCGCTGACCACCGTGCCGCCGGTGAGGACGGCGATGTCCTGCAGCATCTCCTTGCGGCGGTCACCAAAGCCGGGGGCCTTCACCGCGCACACGTTCAGCACGCCGCGGATCTTGTTGACCACCAGGGTGGCCAGGGCCTCGCCCTCGATGTCGTCGGCGATGATGATCAACGGCTTGCCGGAGCGGGCCACCTGCTCGAGCAGCGGAATCATGTCCTGCATCGACGAGACCTTCTTCTCGCTGATGAGGATGTAGGGGTCGTCCAGGACGGCCTCCATCCGCTCGCGGTTGGTCACGAAGTACGGGGACACGTAGCCGCGGTCGAACTGCATGCCTTCGACCACGTCGAGCGTCGTCTCGAGGCCCTTCGCCTCCTCGACGGTGATGACGCCCTCCTTGCCGACCTTCTCCATCGCGTCCGCGATGATGGCGCCGATGGTCTCATCCCCGTTGGCGGAGATGGTGCCCACCTGGGTGATGGCCTTCTTGTCGGCGGTGGGCTTGGACAGGCTCTTCAGCTCGCCCACGACGACCTCGACGGCCTTGTCGATGCCGCGCTTGAGGTCCATCGGGCTGTGGCCGGCGGCCACCAGCTTGAGGCCCTCCTCATAGATGGCGCGCGCCAGCACCGTGGCGGTGGTGGTTCCGTCGCCGGCCTTGTCGGAGGTCTTGGACGCGACCTCCTTCACCATCTGCGCGCCCATGTTCTCGAACTTGTTCTCGAGGTCGATCTCCTTGGCGACGGTGACGCCGTCCTTGGTGATCGTGGGGGAGCCGAAGCTCTTTTCGATGACCACGTTGCGGCCCTTGGGGCCGAGGGTCACCGCGACCGCGTCCGACAGGGTGCGGACGCCGCGCAGGATGGCCTCACGCGCGGACTGATGGAAGAAAATTTCCTTCGCTGCCATCGCAACCTCCTGAATTTACTGGGGGATTTTACTGGTACGACACGGGCCGTTAGCACTCGGCCATGGCGAGCGCCAACATAAGGGCCGCCCGAACGATGTCAACCAGGAAGGGTGGACGTGTAGGCGAGCGGACGGCCCTGAGCACCCTGTCGGGCAGGGCGCCGTGGGCTACTGCGCGAAGCGGACCAGGGTGAGCAGTTGGCCCATGTCCAGGGGCTTGTGGAGCGTCAGCGCCACGCCCTTGCGCAGGCCGCGGTCCGTCACCGAGCCATCCTCGCTGCCCGTCATCAGCAGCACCGGTACGCTCTGGAAGCGGGGGTCCGCCTTGAGCATCTCCGTGAACTGGATGCCGTCCATATGGGGCATCACGTAGTCGGTGATGACCATGCTGACCTGGTTGCGCTCCAGCACGTCGAGCGCCTGGAGCGCGTCGGACGCCGAGTAGACCGTGAACCCATGCATCTCCAAGAAGCGAGAGAGCATCGTGCAGAGTTCGAGATCGTCGTCGACGACAAGGATGTTCACGGGACCGAGCGCCGCACCAGGACGGGCGAAGGAACGTAGCAGCCGTGCGCGGCGTTGACAACGAAGTGCACGGCTTCATATGTCGCGGCCCCATGGGGACGCGGACGTCGAAGCGAACGGGGGCGGGCGGGATGGAGGCGCTGGACGCGGCAGCAGAGGCCTTCGAGAGGGGTGACTTCGAGGCGGCCCTGGCCGCCGCCGACCGGGTCCTGGCCCAGGCCTCGGACGCGCTGGACGCCCTGCACCTGCGCGCCGCCGCCCTGGTGGAGCTGGGCCGCCTGGAGGAAGCCGGCCGGGCCTTCGGCGCCGCGCTGAGGGTGTCCCCGGACGACCTGGAGGTGCTCCTGGGCACCGCGGACCTCCTCATCTGCCGCGTGGGTGAGGACCGGGAGGCCGTGGAGGAAGGCCTGGGCTTCTGCGCGAAGGGCAAGCGCCTGGCGCAGAAGGCCGGCGACGTGGAGGTGCTCTACGAGTTCCTCCTCCTGGAGGGCATGGGCCTGAACCAGGTGGGCGACTGCCGCACGGCCCTGGCGAGCCTGGACGCGGCGCTGGGGCACATGCCGCGCTCGGTGGACGCGCAGCTGGAGCGGGGCATCGCCCTGTTCGAGCTGTGCCGCTTCGACGAGGCGAAGGCCGCCTTCGACAAGGTGCTGAAGGACACGCCCGACGAGGCCTGGGCCCACCAGTACCAGGGACTGCTGGCGGAGCGCCGGGGCGACGAAAAGGAAGCCCAGCGCCGCTTCGCGAAGGCCCAGGCGCTGGTGCCGACGGAGTTCTTCCCGCCGGTGGAGCTGGGCGAGGCCGAGTTCGACCGCGCGGTGGAGGCCGCTGTGCAGTCCCTGCCCGGCCACGCGAAGCAGTACCTGGACAACGTCACCATCGCGGTGGAGGACCTGCCGGCGGACGAGGACCTGCTGGGTGAGGACCCTCCCCTGTCACCGAGCATCCTCGGGGTGTTCCGTGGCCTGGCGGTGGGCGAGCG from Myxococcus xanthus encodes the following:
- the encC gene encoding encapsulin nanocompartment cargo protein EncC; its protein translation is MPQTNPFHSLVPRKMTDSELARSIRLNIEAELDAINLYAAHIDATDNEDAKAILQHVMDEEREHAALFWELIARLDPEQAAHAKEAVEKYRLITSGASHEAVEAVGKEGAAPAPADVTPEKRLTVGSLRR
- a CDS encoding metallopeptidase family protein, translated to MGTRTSKRTGAGGMEALDAAAEAFERGDFEAALAAADRVLAQASDALDALHLRAAALVELGRLEEAGRAFGAALRVSPDDLEVLLGTADLLICRVGEDREAVEEGLGFCAKGKRLAQKAGDVEVLYEFLLLEGMGLNQVGDCRTALASLDAALGHMPRSVDAQLERGIALFELCRFDEAKAAFDKVLKDTPDEAWAHQYQGLLAERRGDEKEAQRRFAKAQALVPTEFFPPVELGEAEFDRAVEAAVQSLPGHAKQYLDNVTIAVEDLPADEDLLGEDPPLSPSILGVFRGLAVGERSVTNAFDHVPASIVLYQKNLERFARSREELIEQIGITVMHEVGHLMGLDEDDLWQRGLD
- a CDS encoding chemotaxis protein CheW, which encodes MSPFESGRRLCLLVEAGETRYAVEATSVMEVAMPGANGSSLRGVLEVKDLCALLGGPPEEGPGMVVVLDVSPTLAVRVRSVVEVADVARAPFFLLPPGLADSLAPLSRGAVLHKSRLYLELIAEALPHRVGSMSAAVAARPVHWAEAAPDRALVFESQSRLFGVPLGLVSQVISRGEAFSVLPVQSGPVAGIFPHDQVLWPVCSVPALLGESPVPEPFIVLTELAGRNVGLTATRVLGVMQRFEPDDTAGSFRAPGLSEPVAFLDLQRMFS
- a CDS encoding diguanylate cyclase, which gives rise to MARILLVDDEKIARTLYGDYLTAVGHAVTAVGTLQEAKEALAGDRFDAVVTDLILPGGDGMEVLRHVREHHPGVEVVVITGLEKVDPAVRAIKSGAAEYLVKPVAPEALQHAVRRALTTRDLMQENASLRRHVAMLEAGQRIATTLDREKLAAVTASALQSMASASAVVLLERDSAFALRRHGTSGLSTALEEPLIAELIERLSNERGPRELDGLDAPFPRAVSFPALEGEAVLGHAVLFFGGTGAEWAGETASFLVRNWALALRNLGRFAAVEDLAYVDDLTRLFNTRYLHLVVDREVQDALQSQRTFSLLFLDLDHFKSINDTHGHLVGSKVLVEAARVVKGCVRDHDVVARYGGDEYVVVLRNTDSGGALKVAERIRRTMETHNFLAREGLSLKLTTCIGVASFPEHAQDKATLLDLSDRAMYRGKRGSRNVVYMAAKDLEAPPAERRQAHSAS
- a CDS encoding response regulator — protein: MNILVVDDDLELCTMLSRFLEMHGFTVYSASDALQALDVLERNQVSMVITDYVMPHMDGIQFTEMLKADPRFQSVPVLLMTGSEDGSVTDRGLRKGVALTLHKPLDMGQLLTLVRFAQ
- the romR gene encoding motility regulator RomR, which codes for MPKNLLVADDSLTIRKVIGMIFATEDFQVTAVDNGLDAISRTRELRPDVVLADVMMPGKSGYEVCEALKNDPATQGIPVVLLAGTFEAFDENRARAARADDHVTKPFESQVLLDKVKALVGQKSNTMPASAATQVRHAAPQPVAAPAPVAAAAPPGARPAPPPGARPGVPPGPGVPRPPPGAGVPPPGARPPGPGMPPGMARPPGPGMPPPGAPGAPRPPGPGMPPGMARPPGPGVPPGARPPGPGMPPGARPGVPPPPGGSAPGLPPRPGMPPGAVARPGVPPPPGGPAPGGFSRPPVGAPQPPPGAAPPPAARGRDPFGLGAPAPAAAQPSISIEDSLPDQGDAEEISLDIATPAPVAARPASARAPAADGGEALLREALSKASREVIEKIAWEVVPQLAETIIREELERLIKDRETQH
- the sinK gene encoding hybrid histidine protein kinase/response regulator SinK; translation: METPAPLAQLLQAVEAGDLTAARTAAAALQRAGAHTSQLAAEVLHELRQPLLGVKAYAQLLAEDGAAPGPLRLLLAQVERMEQIVSDFIRLSSERPASQQRLSLAAPIWAAAKHFSINPDSSRISLEVEAPEDITIQGNARLIEQLTLNLLNNARDAMAGRGRVKVVLTKEGPSPALYVADWGPGIPEELRARIFEPYITANKRGTGLGLSVCQRIAREHHARLELAPQGVIRDVPPPATVFRVLFPATDAPPTQKHRVLVVDDEIIIRMVFRDLMGKECEIIEAESGEEALDLLQQAPVDLIVTDKNLPGMSGLELAQQARRLHTDSRVILMTGYPSLVTTQQALELGVVDYLLKPFDDIREVRALLRSTLARKPVPAPLETNPAMRRVDVLEDNPAAAAQITHALSLVGLEARILTTTELAALEPPAGVVVSWDFTPAYGRKALELGKALAQGAPFVVLAEHLTMETALESLRAGAAACLPKLMSDASALSRELNRAFKRETP
- the groL gene encoding chaperonin GroEL (60 kDa chaperone family; promotes refolding of misfolded polypeptides especially under stressful conditions; forms two stacked rings of heptamers to form a barrel-shaped 14mer; ends can be capped by GroES; misfolded proteins enter the barrel where they are refolded when GroES binds) — its product is MAAKEIFFHQSAREAILRGVRTLSDAVAVTLGPKGRNVVIEKSFGSPTITKDGVTVAKEIDLENKFENMGAQMVKEVASKTSDKAGDGTTTATVLARAIYEEGLKLVAAGHSPMDLKRGIDKAVEVVVGELKSLSKPTADKKAITQVGTISANGDETIGAIIADAMEKVGKEGVITVEEAKGLETTLDVVEGMQFDRGYVSPYFVTNRERMEAVLDDPYILISEKKVSSMQDMIPLLEQVARSGKPLIIIADDIEGEALATLVVNKIRGVLNVCAVKAPGFGDRRKEMLQDIAVLTGGTVVSEDLGHKFETLTLTDLGRAKRVTVDKDNTTVVDGVGTKATIEGRIKLIRTQIDTVTSDYDREKLQERLAKLVGGVAVINVGAATETEMKEKKARVEDALHATRAAVEEGIVPGGGVAYLRALPALEKLKLGGEQDFGVAIIRRALQEPLRKIASNAGVEGAVVINKVREGTGAFGYNARTEVYEDLEKAGVIDPTKVERTALQNAASVASLLLTTEAMVAERPKGKSKGGGAGSGMPDYGGDDMDY
- the sinM gene encoding signal integration modulator SinM; this translates as MRLALLSVLLLGVACSSDKPPTQDGPDAGRGDAGTGTDDAGTGTDDAGSGDAGCEPLASGPGTPLLTGLNTPRRLAADETDLYIAESHSLNPQQPQPGPGRLLRLPRAGGDAVSVATGFRAPDAIAVVSDSVYVLDLDGLWRVDKATGAKDARPLDATVNNVTIGGTEVLPARMGDRDVVVIATSHRRLVRVDASGGNRQELYAGTGYTQVRGARVLGQDVWFLVAAGESPGLYSVPLDGSAPATLRDGSITAGTSLEVTPTHFLVTEGGSGNGRVLRLPREGGAAEVVATDLQGPAFPVELNGTLYFKDVSTGGTDFLRRVSTCTSGALEPVGPEGVGPGGLLVDGDTLLYTSQESGTGGFVGRVP